From Shewanella psychrophila, a single genomic window includes:
- the pgi gene encoding glucose-6-phosphate isomerase: MTELTLSQTWNELKAHSKELPHMRELFEQDKLRFDTMSTSACGLFLDYSKNRANNETLSLLFKLAEETKLASKIKAMFDGEVINTTEKRAVLHTALRAKPGQTIVLDGVNIVEEVQQTQAKMATFVTAITSGSWKGYTGKSITDIVSIGIGGSFLGPKIVSQALRPYWNKDLNCHFVGNVDGTSITEKLKLLDAETTLFIMSSKSFGTQETLTNTLSAKDWFMSNGASQKDIAQHFVAVTSNVAKATEFGIDADNIFPMWDWVGGRYSLWSAIGLPIALMIGMDNFRELLDGAHEMDKHFANTPLSENMPVIMGLFSLLYGNFHNAQSHVVLTYDHYLRGLPAYFQQLDMESNGKSVTLDGTQVDFSTGPVIWGGEGTNGQHAYHQLLHQGTALIPADFIMPLKSHNPLGEHHVQLASNCFGQTQALMQGRSYEEALAELEASTLSNDEKSSIAKHKEMQGNKPSNTILMDKLTPGTLGSLIALYEHRTFVQGAIWNINSFDQWGVELGKTLGNDVLARLGAEKDASELDCSSNGLINMFRQQSL, translated from the coding sequence ATGACAGAGCTAACCCTGAGTCAGACTTGGAATGAGCTAAAGGCTCATTCCAAGGAGCTGCCTCATATGAGAGAGCTTTTCGAACAAGATAAGCTCAGGTTCGATACTATGTCGACATCAGCTTGTGGTCTGTTTTTGGATTACTCTAAAAATAGGGCTAATAATGAGACTTTATCTCTCCTATTCAAGCTTGCAGAAGAGACTAAGCTAGCGTCTAAGATCAAGGCAATGTTTGACGGTGAGGTGATCAACACCACCGAAAAACGGGCGGTGCTGCATACTGCACTGCGCGCTAAGCCAGGGCAAACGATCGTTCTTGATGGTGTAAATATCGTCGAAGAAGTCCAACAGACTCAAGCTAAGATGGCGACATTTGTCACAGCCATCACCTCTGGAAGCTGGAAAGGATACACAGGCAAGTCGATCACCGATATCGTCAGTATCGGTATCGGCGGTTCCTTCTTAGGCCCTAAGATAGTGTCTCAAGCTCTCAGACCTTACTGGAATAAAGATCTCAATTGCCACTTCGTTGGTAATGTTGACGGAACATCCATCACCGAGAAACTTAAACTTCTCGATGCTGAAACCACATTGTTTATCATGTCATCTAAGTCTTTCGGTACTCAAGAAACCTTGACTAACACCTTAAGCGCTAAAGATTGGTTTATGAGCAATGGCGCGAGCCAAAAGGATATCGCACAGCATTTTGTTGCGGTCACGTCCAATGTAGCCAAAGCGACAGAGTTCGGAATCGATGCCGATAACATCTTTCCAATGTGGGATTGGGTTGGTGGTCGTTATTCACTCTGGTCAGCCATAGGCTTGCCCATAGCATTGATGATAGGCATGGATAACTTCCGTGAACTGCTCGATGGTGCTCATGAGATGGATAAGCATTTTGCCAACACGCCGCTATCAGAAAATATGCCTGTGATTATGGGACTATTTTCACTACTGTACGGCAACTTCCATAATGCTCAATCTCATGTGGTATTGACCTATGATCATTATCTGAGAGGACTTCCTGCATATTTCCAACAGCTGGATATGGAGAGTAACGGTAAGTCGGTTACCTTAGATGGAACTCAAGTAGATTTTAGCACTGGGCCGGTTATCTGGGGTGGTGAAGGCACTAACGGTCAGCACGCCTATCACCAACTGTTGCATCAAGGCACGGCGCTTATTCCTGCCGACTTTATCATGCCTCTCAAGAGCCATAATCCCTTAGGAGAGCATCATGTCCAACTCGCATCAAACTGTTTTGGTCAAACCCAGGCACTGATGCAAGGTCGCTCTTATGAAGAAGCCTTGGCTGAGCTTGAAGCCAGCACGCTTTCGAATGATGAAAAGAGTAGCATAGCCAAGCATAAAGAGATGCAAGGTAACAAGCCAAGCAATACCATTTTAATGGATAAGCTGACGCCTGGAACTCTAGGTTCCCTCATCGCACTCTATGAACACAGAACCTTCGTTCAAGGCGCAATTTGGAACATCAACTCATTCGACCAATGGGGCGTCGAACTAGGTAAAACATTAGGCAATGATGTTTTAGCTAGACTCGGAGCTGAAAAAGATGCAAGTGAACTCGACTGCTCAAGTAATGGCCTTATCAATATGTTCAGGCAGCAATCTCTCTAG
- a CDS encoding ArsR/SmtB family transcription factor has translation MNIELMQQRADQAVVMLKALANERRLFILCYLLSEGEMCVGEMNKKLGLSQSALSQHLAWLRKDNLVETRKEAQTVFYSLKSKEVSEIIKLLNNIYCH, from the coding sequence ATGAATATTGAATTAATGCAGCAGCGGGCAGACCAAGCCGTTGTGATGTTGAAGGCTTTGGCAAACGAACGTCGTCTGTTTATCCTATGCTATCTTCTTAGTGAAGGAGAGATGTGTGTTGGTGAGATGAATAAGAAATTGGGTTTGAGTCAATCAGCTCTTTCTCAACATTTAGCCTGGCTGCGAAAAGATAATCTAGTTGAGACTCGTAAAGAAGCTCAGACGGTATTTTACTCTTTGAAGAGTAAAGAAGTATCGGAAATTATCAAATTGCTCAATAACATATATTGTCATTGA
- a CDS encoding hemerythrin domain-containing protein — MGTTMLARLNHDHKHIAILLNILKVKHNRLAQGEAVNFNLIRDVVEYMQSYAEHSHHPLEDIIYSYYLKKTAETGTEKLADQHQGLIDASASLMASLNLILSDVVVSKEQLVLDLKAYVILQEDHMLFEERDIFPRWAEVIDQTDWQEIRALCSLKLIDDPLFSDNDNVLFEELRDYITKDE; from the coding sequence ATGGGGACTACTATGCTTGCAAGGCTTAATCATGATCATAAGCATATCGCGATATTGCTCAATATTCTGAAGGTGAAACACAACAGATTAGCTCAAGGGGAGGCGGTTAACTTTAACCTCATCAGGGATGTTGTTGAGTATATGCAGAGTTATGCCGAGCATAGCCATCACCCTTTAGAAGATATTATCTATAGCTACTATTTAAAGAAAACGGCTGAGACAGGTACTGAAAAGCTTGCTGATCAACATCAGGGGTTAATTGATGCCTCGGCATCTCTAATGGCATCATTAAATCTTATTTTAAGTGATGTTGTGGTGTCTAAAGAGCAGCTTGTACTGGATCTCAAGGCATATGTTATCTTGCAAGAAGATCACATGTTATTTGAAGAGAGGGACATTTTTCCTCGATGGGCTGAGGTGATAGATCAAACTGATTGGCAGGAAATACGTGCTTTATGTTCGCTGAAGCTTATTGACGATCCGCTATTTAGTGATAATGACAATGTACTATTCGAGGAACTGAGGGACTACATCACTAAGGATGAATAG
- a CDS encoding alanine/glycine:cation symporter family protein, which translates to MFESLISAIESVVNAINGMLWGSVLIYVLVAAGVLFTLRLGFIQFRLFGHGAKIVIQGREKVDGISSFQVFCTSMAARVGTGNMAGVAVAITVGGAGAIFWMWLIALLGMATAFVESTLAQVYKVKDSEGQFRGGPAYYMEQGLGKRWMGTLFSILLIIAFGFAFNAAQANTMTDALNNAFGFDKTIVGVIIVLASAYIICGGLKKVARASELIVPVMAVAYLAIAMVVLVLNIDQVPAALTLIVKSAFGWEEAAGGAMGALMAGIARGLFSNEAGMGSAANIAASATPNPNHPASQGFVQMIGVFVDTIVICTASAAIILLSGVLDNPGEQKGIGLLQLALTNELGGWSAYFISFAILLFCFTSIIANYSYAESNIMFLTKSKKVLYIFRGLVLAMVMAGSVASLQLVWNFADVSMGLMALVNIAAITMLSKVAFAVIKDYEIQMKNGLTPTFDPKQFPEIEGIEEGEWSTAKMAEKA; encoded by the coding sequence ATGTTTGAATCATTAATTAGCGCTATTGAATCTGTAGTGAATGCCATTAATGGCATGTTATGGGGTAGCGTGCTTATATATGTACTGGTCGCTGCGGGTGTGTTGTTTACACTTCGTCTGGGGTTTATTCAGTTCCGTTTATTTGGTCATGGTGCCAAGATTGTTATTCAAGGCCGTGAAAAGGTCGATGGGATTTCGTCATTCCAGGTCTTTTGTACCTCAATGGCTGCTCGTGTCGGTACTGGTAATATGGCCGGCGTTGCCGTAGCGATTACCGTAGGTGGTGCGGGTGCTATTTTTTGGATGTGGTTAATCGCATTATTAGGCATGGCGACGGCATTCGTTGAGTCAACTTTGGCTCAAGTCTATAAAGTTAAAGACAGCGAAGGTCAGTTTCGTGGAGGCCCAGCCTATTATATGGAGCAAGGCTTAGGTAAGCGTTGGATGGGAACCCTTTTCTCCATATTGCTTATCATAGCTTTTGGCTTCGCTTTCAATGCGGCTCAAGCCAATACCATGACCGATGCCCTCAATAATGCCTTCGGCTTTGACAAGACGATTGTTGGAGTCATCATAGTACTCGCTTCAGCCTATATCATCTGTGGCGGCCTTAAAAAGGTAGCTCGTGCTTCCGAGCTGATAGTGCCTGTGATGGCTGTGGCTTATCTAGCTATTGCCATGGTTGTTCTGGTATTGAATATTGATCAAGTACCTGCAGCATTGACCTTAATCGTTAAGAGCGCATTTGGTTGGGAAGAGGCCGCTGGTGGCGCAATGGGTGCTTTGATGGCGGGTATCGCTCGTGGTCTGTTCTCTAACGAAGCGGGCATGGGTAGTGCGGCTAATATTGCGGCTTCAGCTACACCGAACCCTAATCATCCGGCATCTCAAGGCTTTGTGCAGATGATAGGCGTGTTTGTCGATACTATCGTTATCTGTACTGCATCGGCTGCGATTATCTTGCTATCTGGCGTGTTAGATAACCCTGGAGAGCAGAAAGGAATTGGATTGTTACAGTTGGCTCTGACTAATGAGTTAGGTGGCTGGTCAGCATATTTCATCTCTTTTGCCATTTTGCTGTTCTGTTTCACATCGATCATTGCGAACTACAGTTATGCGGAAAGCAACATCATGTTCTTAACTAAGAGCAAGAAGGTGCTTTATATCTTCCGTGGCCTGGTTTTGGCTATGGTTATGGCGGGCTCTGTAGCATCACTACAGCTAGTATGGAACTTTGCCGATGTCTCTATGGGATTGATGGCACTAGTGAATATCGCGGCAATTACCATGTTATCTAAGGTGGCATTCGCAGTGATTAAAGACTATGAAATACAGATGAAAAATGGGCTTACCCCAACATTCGATCCTAAACAATTCCCTGAGATTGAGGGTATTGAGGAAGGTGAGTGGTCAACGGCAAAAATGGCTGAAAAGGCATAA
- a CDS encoding OmpA family protein: MMNNTLKAILLTSMLPFAANAAQELTPWYVGGGLGVNNYEPNCDMKTMKSCGKDDPYAWDVFGGYLFNDYFGVELGYRDLGRAEWVDYANKMNDVGAKGLTLGVVGFWPIANRWSLSAEAGAMNYTLSNNKEYGSEYYSDSGIAPYIGAGIGYNITENLKLQAKYRRYENLDEDKWNTLAMESNYWGLELSYRFGTPAPVVVAPLVLAPIDSDNDGVTDDIDQCPDTPANHKVDAKGCTVYTETTEQRDVGSIQFANNSSVVKTESFERIEKLATYMNKNPKSTVLISGHASDIGKADYNMALSDKRAKAVAKILVEKYGISQDRVEAKGFGITQPVIQGNSAEANKANRRIEAHVTGVKKEALIK; this comes from the coding sequence ATGATGAACAATACATTGAAAGCTATTCTGCTGACTTCAATGCTCCCTTTCGCTGCTAACGCGGCACAAGAACTCACTCCTTGGTATGTCGGTGGCGGTCTTGGCGTAAATAATTACGAGCCAAACTGCGACATGAAGACCATGAAGAGCTGTGGCAAAGATGATCCTTACGCATGGGATGTGTTTGGTGGTTATCTTTTCAACGACTATTTCGGCGTTGAATTAGGTTATCGCGATCTTGGCCGTGCCGAATGGGTCGATTACGCCAACAAGATGAATGATGTAGGTGCTAAAGGATTGACCCTAGGTGTTGTGGGTTTCTGGCCAATCGCTAACCGCTGGAGCCTATCGGCTGAAGCTGGTGCGATGAATTACACTCTGTCGAACAACAAAGAGTATGGCAGTGAGTATTACAGTGACAGCGGTATTGCACCATACATTGGCGCAGGTATCGGATATAACATCACCGAAAACTTGAAACTTCAGGCCAAGTATCGTCGTTACGAAAACTTAGATGAAGACAAGTGGAACACACTTGCTATGGAAAGCAACTACTGGGGTCTAGAGCTTAGCTACCGTTTCGGTACTCCGGCACCCGTCGTAGTCGCTCCCTTGGTCCTAGCGCCTATCGATTCAGACAATGATGGCGTCACCGACGATATAGATCAGTGTCCAGACACTCCTGCCAACCACAAGGTTGATGCGAAAGGTTGTACAGTTTACACAGAGACGACAGAACAGCGCGATGTGGGCTCTATACAGTTCGCGAATAACTCGTCTGTGGTAAAGACTGAGTCTTTCGAGCGCATTGAGAAGCTGGCCACTTACATGAACAAGAACCCTAAATCGACTGTGTTGATCTCGGGTCACGCTTCAGATATAGGTAAAGCCGACTACAACATGGCCTTGTCAGACAAGCGTGCGAAAGCCGTTGCTAAGATCCTTGTCGAGAAGTATGGCATTAGCCAAGATCGCGTAGAAGCTAAAGGTTTCGGTATCACACAGCCTGTTATCCAAGGTAACAGCGCCGAAGCCAATAAGGCTAATCGTCGTATCGAAGCTCACGTTACTGGCGTGAAAAAAGAAGCACTGATTAAGTAA
- a CDS encoding DUF3545 family protein: MNRLDYGSALDTVVERPSRSRSSNKKRKWREIEALQEKHRLLKELQDIDSNFDGELDNLLM; the protein is encoded by the coding sequence ATGAATCGACTCGATTATGGTAGTGCGCTAGATACCGTGGTAGAAAGACCAAGCCGCTCGAGAAGCTCTAACAAGAAGCGCAAATGGCGTGAAATTGAAGCGCTGCAAGAGAAGCACCGTTTACTCAAAGAACTGCAAGATATAGATAGCAACTTCGATGGTGAATTAGACAACCTCCTGATGTAA
- a CDS encoding phosphoketolase family protein has product MSQQQEIGALKKFVRATNFLATSQIYLKNNVLHKRALAHTDIKPRLLGHWGTCPGINFVYANINRLIVKNNRSFVYLVGPGHGFPAVQANLFMEGSLSHYYPETIPYNEEGITDICQKFSAAYGYPSHANPEAPGQILEGGELGYSLSVAWGAVLDNPGLIAACLIGDGESETGPLAASWYANRLVDPATNGAVLPIVHINGYKISGPTRMGRMSHEELDLEFRGLGYHPIIVDDELEEDVYVQMINAMDKSYEMITDIQKRARSGEDVVKPRWPVILMRTAKGWTGTAQYNGKKLEGNCESHQVIVNKCASDRGHLDALDTWLASYKFNELYSINDKGELIFDEEIQSLLPPKELTCGRQHLSYGGEVVRALTNPDLSKLAYGPETPRGTRGHSMYKMGEWMRDAMKLNRDQRNLRIFSPDETYSNQLQAVFEETDRAWQWPIEEWDQDMARDGRVIELLSENLLFGMMHGYTVTGRHAMFPTYESFSQVVSSMADQYCKYVYASQGVHFRKPVPSCNVVLSSLLERQDHNGYSHQNPSFLGAMLEKHPKIISAYLPADGNSTLVYTERAYADRDKLNILVAGKKDLPQWLSLDEARQQAKDGVMVWDFASDDNPDVVLVGCGDYVTQEAMASLVLIREILPRVRIRFVSVTELTSSGLGSLDFQSKPWLMDEVFTSDKGVIFNYHGYPNTIKKLVFDYKGSDRFRIKGYEEEGSTTTPFDMGVRNGTSRYHLVIDMAYKLFQQGVIDETQHVTITTDMLQRLVEHRNYIKANGVDPISLENWVWTR; this is encoded by the coding sequence ATGTCACAACAGCAAGAGATAGGCGCATTAAAGAAATTTGTAAGGGCTACAAACTTTCTAGCGACATCACAAATTTATCTAAAGAATAACGTACTTCATAAGCGTGCACTTGCGCACACAGATATCAAGCCTAGACTGTTAGGTCATTGGGGGACTTGCCCTGGTATCAACTTTGTCTACGCTAACATCAACCGTCTTATCGTTAAAAACAACCGCTCATTCGTCTACCTAGTAGGCCCAGGTCACGGTTTCCCTGCAGTACAAGCTAACCTCTTCATGGAAGGTTCTCTTAGTCATTATTACCCTGAAACCATTCCATACAATGAAGAAGGTATCACAGATATCTGTCAGAAGTTCTCTGCAGCTTATGGTTACCCTTCTCATGCAAACCCTGAAGCACCAGGACAAATTCTCGAAGGTGGCGAACTAGGTTATTCACTTTCAGTTGCTTGGGGGGCTGTGCTCGATAATCCAGGCCTTATTGCAGCGTGTCTGATTGGTGATGGCGAGTCGGAAACAGGTCCTCTTGCCGCTTCCTGGTATGCCAACCGTTTAGTAGACCCGGCCACTAACGGTGCGGTACTACCCATAGTTCATATCAACGGCTACAAGATCTCTGGCCCCACTCGTATGGGTCGAATGAGCCACGAAGAGTTAGATCTCGAATTCCGCGGCCTAGGCTATCACCCAATCATAGTTGACGATGAACTTGAAGAAGACGTCTATGTGCAGATGATAAATGCTATGGACAAGTCATATGAGATGATCACAGACATTCAGAAACGCGCTCGCAGCGGGGAAGATGTGGTTAAGCCACGCTGGCCGGTGATCTTGATGCGTACCGCAAAAGGTTGGACGGGTACAGCTCAGTACAATGGCAAGAAGCTTGAAGGTAACTGCGAATCTCATCAGGTTATTGTCAACAAATGTGCTAGCGATAGGGGTCATCTAGACGCACTCGACACCTGGTTAGCAAGCTATAAGTTTAATGAACTTTATTCGATTAACGATAAAGGCGAGCTCATCTTCGATGAAGAGATTCAATCTCTGCTTCCGCCTAAAGAGTTAACCTGTGGTCGTCAGCACCTAAGTTATGGCGGAGAGGTGGTCCGTGCACTTACAAACCCAGATCTATCTAAATTAGCTTACGGTCCAGAAACGCCTCGTGGTACCCGTGGTCACTCCATGTACAAGATGGGGGAGTGGATGCGTGATGCGATGAAACTTAACCGTGACCAACGTAATCTTCGTATCTTCAGCCCTGATGAAACTTATTCAAACCAGCTTCAAGCCGTATTCGAAGAGACAGACAGAGCATGGCAGTGGCCCATAGAAGAGTGGGATCAAGACATGGCCCGTGATGGTCGCGTCATCGAGCTACTATCCGAGAACTTGCTCTTCGGCATGATGCATGGTTATACAGTGACAGGTCGTCACGCCATGTTCCCAACTTATGAGTCATTCTCGCAAGTTGTTTCATCAATGGCAGACCAATACTGTAAGTATGTCTATGCCAGTCAGGGCGTTCATTTCCGTAAGCCGGTACCGTCATGTAACGTGGTACTCTCTTCATTGCTTGAACGCCAAGACCACAATGGTTACTCGCATCAGAACCCATCATTTTTAGGTGCTATGCTTGAGAAGCATCCTAAGATCATCTCGGCTTATCTGCCTGCCGACGGTAACAGCACATTAGTCTACACAGAACGCGCCTATGCCGACCGAGATAAATTAAACATCTTAGTGGCCGGTAAGAAAGATCTTCCACAATGGCTATCACTCGATGAAGCACGCCAACAAGCGAAAGATGGTGTCATGGTTTGGGATTTTGCCTCTGACGATAACCCTGATGTAGTTCTGGTAGGTTGTGGTGATTACGTCACTCAAGAAGCCATGGCCTCTTTAGTCTTAATCAGAGAAATCTTACCACGTGTTCGTATTCGTTTCGTCAGTGTCACCGAACTTACCAGCAGCGGCTTGGGTAGCCTCGACTTCCAAAGCAAGCCTTGGTTAATGGATGAAGTATTCACCTCAGATAAGGGCGTAATTTTCAACTACCACGGCTATCCAAATACCATTAAGAAACTGGTATTCGATTATAAAGGCAGTGACAGGTTCAGAATCAAGGGCTACGAGGAAGAAGGCTCTACTACCACGCCATTCGATATGGGTGTCAGAAACGGAACCTCACGTTACCATCTCGTTATCGACATGGCCTACAAGTTATTCCAGCAAGGCGTTATCGATGAGACACAACATGTCACCATCACTACAGATATGCTTCAACGCTTGGTAGAACACAGAAATTATATCAAAGCAAACGGTGTCGACCCTATCAGTTTAGAGAACTGGGTCTGGACTCGATAA
- the tal gene encoding transaldolase, which yields MANTLEQLKSFTTIVADTGDIEAIKRYQPQDATTNPSLILKAAQIPDYGHLIDNAITWAKSQSDVIEQQLEDAGDKLAVNIGVEILKIVPGRISTEVDARLSFDQAGSIEKAHKLIELYREAGIDKSRILIKLASTWEGICAAKQLEQEGINCNLTLLFSFAQARACAEAGVYLISPFVGRILDWYKKDTGQDYSASEDPGVVSVTEIYNYYKSHGFNTVVMGASFRNTGEIIELAGCDRLTIGPALLENMANSQAQVVRKLIPTESSVITGEPLTEAQFRWEFNEDPMAVEKLAEGIRNFAIDQGKLEVMLKEKLAS from the coding sequence ATGGCTAATACACTCGAGCAATTGAAATCTTTTACCACCATAGTCGCCGATACAGGTGACATTGAGGCCATCAAGCGTTACCAACCACAAGACGCTACTACCAACCCGTCTCTCATTTTGAAAGCAGCCCAGATCCCAGATTATGGTCATCTAATCGACAATGCTATCACTTGGGCTAAATCACAAAGTGATGTAATTGAGCAACAGCTCGAGGATGCGGGCGACAAACTTGCGGTTAATATTGGCGTTGAGATCTTAAAAATAGTACCTGGTCGTATCTCCACAGAAGTTGACGCTAGGCTCTCTTTTGACCAAGCCGGTTCGATCGAAAAAGCTCACAAGTTGATTGAACTTTATCGAGAAGCTGGCATAGATAAGTCTCGTATTCTGATCAAGCTGGCATCTACGTGGGAAGGCATATGCGCCGCTAAACAACTAGAACAAGAAGGCATTAACTGTAACTTAACTCTACTATTTAGCTTTGCTCAGGCACGCGCTTGTGCTGAAGCCGGTGTTTATCTTATCTCTCCGTTTGTCGGCAGAATCTTAGATTGGTATAAGAAAGACACAGGTCAGGACTACAGTGCTAGTGAAGACCCAGGTGTTGTTTCGGTTACTGAAATCTACAACTATTACAAAAGCCATGGCTTTAACACTGTCGTCATGGGCGCCAGCTTCCGCAACACAGGTGAAATCATTGAGCTTGCGGGCTGTGACCGTCTAACTATTGGCCCTGCACTACTCGAAAATATGGCTAATTCACAGGCTCAGGTGGTCCGTAAACTTATTCCAACTGAGTCATCAGTTATCACTGGTGAGCCACTGACAGAGGCACAGTTCCGCTGGGAATTTAACGAAGATCCTATGGCGGTTGAAAAACTTGCCGAAGGGATCAGAAACTTCGCTATCGACCAAGGCAAGCTCGAAGTGATGCTGAAAGAGAAACTGGCTTCTTAA
- the yaaA gene encoding peroxide stress protein YaaA, whose amino-acid sequence MLVLVSPAKTLDYENPAGTAEFTLPKLVDYSAQLIEECRKLTPAEIASLMKVSDKIAGLNAARFESWSPLFSTDNAKQALYAFRGDVYTGLDADTLPAEGITRAQKHLRILSGLYGLLRPLDLMQPYRLEMGTRLTNQKGTNLYQFWGNAVTDEVNLALEEQGDDILVNLASNEYFKSVKPKLVKGTIITPVFKDRKNGQYKVISFFAKKARGMMVRYILDNKVSTLTELIKFDSAGYHYCEAESTQLSPVFLREEQL is encoded by the coding sequence ATGTTAGTTTTAGTTTCACCAGCAAAAACATTAGACTATGAGAACCCCGCAGGGACGGCTGAATTTACCTTGCCTAAGCTTGTCGATTACAGCGCTCAGTTAATCGAAGAGTGTCGTAAATTGACGCCAGCGGAGATAGCTTCCCTGATGAAGGTGAGTGATAAAATTGCCGGATTAAATGCTGCACGCTTCGAGAGTTGGAGCCCATTGTTTTCTACCGACAATGCTAAGCAGGCCTTGTATGCATTTCGCGGTGATGTCTATACCGGATTAGATGCTGACACTTTGCCCGCAGAAGGCATAACACGTGCTCAGAAGCACCTTAGAATACTCTCAGGCTTATACGGCCTCTTGCGTCCTCTGGATTTGATGCAGCCATATCGTTTAGAGATGGGCACCCGATTAACTAACCAGAAAGGCACAAACCTTTATCAGTTTTGGGGCAATGCGGTTACCGATGAGGTAAATCTCGCTCTGGAAGAGCAGGGCGATGATATCCTCGTCAACCTGGCCTCGAACGAATACTTCAAGTCGGTTAAGCCCAAGCTAGTGAAGGGTACTATCATAACGCCGGTATTTAAAGACCGTAAAAACGGTCAATACAAGGTGATCAGTTTCTTCGCCAAGAAAGCCCGCGGAATGATGGTTCGCTATATTCTCGACAACAAGGTGAGTACCCTTACTGAGCTGATCAAATTTGATAGTGCTGGCTACCACTACTGTGAAGCTGAATCAACGCAGCTTTCACCCGTATTTTTGCGTGAAGAACAATTGTAG
- a CDS encoding M20/M25/M40 family metallo-hydrolase — protein MKNTPRNLIIGLLFGSLFGCQNISAEKPDVKIPQQLQQKALGSNLAYELVESLTVEVGPRLAGSEKDLIAVQWAEDKLNSLGFDRVYKEAVQVPVWNRGEAKAKIISPYSQPIVVTALGGSIATPKTGIQASIARFDSLAALKLASKAEVKGKIVFIDHITERHITGKGYGKTVGGRSRGAITAAEKGALAIVIRSIGTDHDRMAHTGMMRYKEGVAKIPAAAMSNPDADLIKLMLKRDPNVVLDLFMSPQRLGYATSYNVIAEVTGGSKPDEIVLIGAHLDSWDEGTGAIDDGAGVAIVTSAGKLIQDLPIKPARTVRVVLYAAEEVGLVGGKAYAKAHQHELAKHYIAAESDFGAGRIYQIDYKVNEKAFTPLQALSSPMIQNGVVMGNNTASGGPDVSMLPKQGVPVASLRQDGRDYFDYHHTPNDTLDKIDPESLKQNVAAYAQFAYLMAQSEINLRPIEVAK, from the coding sequence ATGAAAAACACACCCCGTAACCTGATCATTGGACTCCTCTTTGGAAGCCTTTTTGGTTGTCAGAACATATCAGCAGAAAAACCAGATGTTAAAATACCTCAGCAGTTACAGCAAAAAGCCTTGGGATCAAATTTGGCATACGAGCTGGTCGAATCCCTCACTGTAGAAGTGGGACCCAGATTGGCTGGCAGTGAAAAAGACCTCATTGCGGTTCAATGGGCTGAAGACAAACTCAATAGCCTGGGATTCGACAGAGTCTATAAGGAAGCGGTTCAAGTTCCCGTCTGGAACCGTGGGGAAGCTAAAGCAAAAATCATATCACCCTATAGCCAACCCATAGTGGTAACCGCTCTGGGTGGCAGTATTGCAACGCCAAAGACAGGAATACAGGCCTCCATCGCCCGATTCGATAGTTTAGCGGCATTAAAATTGGCCTCTAAGGCTGAAGTCAAAGGCAAGATAGTCTTTATCGACCATATCACCGAGCGTCATATCACAGGTAAAGGCTATGGAAAAACCGTGGGTGGTCGTTCTCGCGGCGCCATCACGGCAGCGGAGAAAGGCGCATTGGCTATTGTGATCCGCTCCATAGGCACAGATCACGACCGCATGGCTCACACAGGTATGATGCGCTACAAAGAGGGAGTAGCTAAAATCCCTGCTGCCGCGATGTCTAATCCGGATGCAGATCTCATCAAGTTGATGCTCAAACGAGATCCTAACGTGGTGCTTGACCTGTTCATGTCTCCCCAGCGTTTAGGGTATGCGACCTCATATAACGTTATCGCTGAAGTCACCGGCGGCAGCAAGCCCGATGAGATAGTGCTCATTGGGGCTCATTTAGATTCTTGGGATGAAGGAACAGGCGCCATCGATGATGGCGCAGGCGTGGCCATCGTTACATCGGCAGGGAAGCTCATTCAAGATCTGCCCATCAAGCCAGCACGTACGGTTAGAGTCGTACTCTATGCGGCCGAAGAAGTAGGCTTGGTCGGTGGTAAAGCTTACGCTAAGGCACATCAGCATGAGCTAGCCAAACATTACATAGCTGCCGAATCAGATTTCGGTGCAGGTCGTATCTATCAGATCGATTATAAAGTCAATGAAAAGGCCTTCACGCCATTACAGGCTCTTAGCTCCCCTATGATTCAAAACGGTGTTGTAATGGGCAATAATACTGCCTCAGGCGGCCCTGATGTCTCTATGCTGCCAAAGCAAGGCGTACCAGTGGCTTCACTGAGGCAAGATGGACGTGATTACTTTGATTATCACCACACACCAAATGACACCTTAGATAAAATCGATCCAGAGTCGTTAAAGCAGAACGTGGCCGCTTATGCCCAATTTGCGTATCTGATGGCACAATCGGAAATTAATTTACGCCCAATTGAGGTCGCTAAATAG